One Scyliorhinus canicula chromosome 12, sScyCan1.1, whole genome shotgun sequence genomic region harbors:
- the LOC119974644 gene encoding uncharacterized protein LOC119974644 isoform X2 has translation MALLDAITEFNKERDRMLHNSQNKSKSIELPPRILKTLITLLKNPPMEQSNIGVGTVVTEKEEDRERNLVDQGGLSEINSMLEKIYLEANSLIMTKNEDITTKSSIKVGDTDMILAKHVLMEGVSKGHASVEESGTKLLTAQITKMINHYLQNVSLVNERVEMINTSYLYGYEQKFSKLLAKLSKVIVAVPKVLMMDKKEDLQISESILLRILNVSNNALRNLNGRLLGKVAHRANLSEPDKSSSIRHKLKKKNPKWEEFVQINHFVQMFYKLEENLSDLKIFLKTHKKEQGHELVEYLVNQSIKVVTQLEQIPWLIGKNSFIDFKLEALRDFAGPLSDTEFIQQRPST, from the coding sequence ACCGAATGTTACATAACTCACAGAATAAAAGCAAATCAATAGAACTTCCTCCAAGGATTTTGAAGACTTTGATCACGTTATTAAAGAATCCTCCCATGGAGCAGTCAAACATTGGTGTGGGAACTGTTGTCACCGAGAAAGAAGAGGATAGAGAAAGAAATCTTGTTGATCAGGGTGGGCTTTCTGAAATCAACAGCATGTTGGAGAAGATATACCTTGAAGCAAACTCGTTGATAATGACGAAGAATGAAGATATCACCACAAAGTCATCCATCAAAGTTGGGGATACAGACATGATCCTTGCAAAACATGTTTTGATGGAGGGTGTTTCTAAAGGTCATGCCAGTGTGGAAGAATCGGGAACCAAATTATTGACTGCCCAGATAACAAAGATGATTAATCATTATTTGCAAAACGTTTCCTTGGTTAACGAGAGAGTTGAAATGATAAATACAAGCTATTTGTATGGAtatgaacaaaagttttcaaaacTTCTTGCAAAGCTGAGCAAAGTGATAGTTGCAGTACCAAAAGTACTCATGATGGACAAAAAGGAGGACCTTCAGATTAGTGAGAGTATCTTGTTGAGGATCCTCAATGTTAGCAACAACGCTCTTCGGAATCTGAATGGTCGGCTGTTGGGGAAAGTGGCCCATAGGGCCAACTTATCTGAACCAGATAAATCTTCTTCCATTAGACATAAATTAAAGAAGAAAAATCCCAAGTGGGAAGAATTTGTCCAAATTAATCACTTTGTGCAAATGTTTTACAAGCTGGAGGAAAATCTTTCCGATCTGAAGATATTCCTGAAGACTCACAAGAAGGAGCAGGGACACGAATTGGTTGAATACCTTGTGAATCAGTCAATTAAAGTGGTTACTCAGCTGGAACAGATCCCATGGCTGATAGGGAAAAACTCCTTCATAGATTTTAAACTGGAGGCTTTAAGGGATTTTGCAGGTCCCCTGTCAGATACCGAATTTATACAGCAGAGGCCATCAACATGA